CAGAAAGACGATGAACCCCAATACCAGCAGACCGGTGCCCAGCGTCAGCGCCTGCAGGTTCTCGCCCGCGGCAAAACCGACCCGTCGGCCGATGAACACGTACGCGGCGCGCAGCAGAAACAGCAAGCCGGCGATCACAAACGGCGCGGCAATGTAGGTGAAGGTCTTGAACGGCTCGTAGGTTGCATAGGTGCGCACGATCGTCGCCGCCTGGCGCTTGACGAAGTTCCAGTTGCCCTTGTGCAGGCGCGATGGACGCGTGGGATTGACGCGCACCGGCACATGCGCGACCGTCAGCCGGCGTTTGCCGGCCTGGATCAGGTTCTCGACGGTGTAGGAGAATTCCGTCGATACAAACAGGCGTAGGGCCGCCTCGCGCGACAGGGCGCGAAAGCCGCTGACACTGTCGGGCACCGACGTGCCGGACGCGCGGCGCACCACCCAACTGCCGATGCGCTGCAACAGACGTTTCTGGAGCGAAAAATGCTCCACCATATGCGGCTGGCGATCGCCGATGACGATATCGGCGCGTCCGTCCAGGATCGGTGCCACCAGCAACGGGATCTGATCGCCGGGATACTGATGGTCGCCATCGGTGTTGACGATGATATCAGCGCCCAGACGCAGCGCGGCGTCGATGCCGGTTTGAAAGGCGGCGGCCAGCCCTTTGTTGCTGATATGGCGCACGATGTGGTGCACGCCCAGCTCGGCGGCGACCTCGGCGGTGCGATCGGTCGATCCATCATCGATGACTAGGATCTCGATCGTGTCGATGCCGGGGATTTGACGCGGCAAGTCACGCACCACCTGCGGTAGCGTCTGCTCCTCGTCCTTGGCCGGAATCTGGATGATTAGTTTCATGGGTCGGGCCACACCCGCTGCGCGACCAGCCACTGCGCCGGATCGCGCCGAATATATGCCTCCATAATATAGGCGATCTTTTGCGTGACGTCACGCACTGCCGTCGGCGTTGGCGCTGAGCGGTCGATCGCCAGCGGCGGATCGAAACAGGCCCAGGCACGGCGATCTGGCAAACGGCGCACACATCCCGTCACCAACGGCGCGCCAGTGCGCAACGCCAGCGTCGCCGGGCCGCTGGGCAGGGGCGTAGGCCGCCCAAAAAAGCGCACCACCACGTTGTTCGCGCCGATGGCCCGATCGCCGCCGAGGATCACGATCTGGTTGCGGCGCAACGCGCGCAACACGGCGCGGCCAACCTGCGGACCGAGCGGCTCGACATCGATGCCCGGCATGCGCCGCATCCGGTTGACGGCAGCATGAATCTGCGGATCGGCGATGCGTTCGACCACCAGCAGCGCGCGCGTATCGAACTGGCGGATCAACGCGCCGAAGACGATCGTGTACGGGCCACAGTGCGGCGCTACCACCACCACGCCCCGCCCGCGCGCCAGCGCACCGTGAACATGCTCGAGGCCCTGCGCCGTCGCTGCCGCGCGCAGCTCCCCATCCGACAGATGGGGCCAGCGAAACAGGTCGTAGTAGTTGAGGCAGATGCCCTGCAGCACGCGCCGCGCGACAAGCTGGCAGTGGGCCCGATCCGCTTCAGGCATGACCACTCGCAGGTTGGCTAGCACGGCGCGATAGGGCGGGAACCAGGGCTGCGCCAACAGCGCGCCCAGCACCTCACCGGCGCGGTAGCCCAGGGCCGCCGGCAAATGTGGCGCTAGCACAGCCAGGGCGCGATAGCCAAGCGCCAGCGATGGCTGCAGCGCAGCCCAGCCCGACGTGCTCGTTTGCCGCGCTGCCCGTCGTTCAGCGCTCCAGCTCGCCACGGATAAAGGCCTCGGTCTTGGCGCGCGCCTCGGCATCGGTGTACTGCTGCGGCGGCGTCTTCATGAAGTAGCTCGATGGGCTATACAGCGCGCCGCCAATGCCACGATCAAGCGCCAGCTTGGCGCAGCGAATCGCATCGATCACCACGCCCGCCGAATTGGGCGAGTCCCAGACCTCCAGCTTGCACTCCAGGTTGATCGGCACATTGCCGAAGGTCGTGCCCTCCATGCGGATGTAGCACCACTTGCGATCGGTGAGCCAGGGCACATAGTCGCTCGGCCCGACATGGGCATCGTCTTCAGAGATGGTGTAATCGAGCTGGCTGGTCACGGCATTGGTCTTGGAGATCTTCTTCGACTCCAGCCGCTCGCGCTCCAGCATGTTCAGGAAGTCGGTGTTGCCGCCGAAGTTGAGCTGATAGGTGCGATCCAGGCGCACGCCCCGCTCGCGGAACAGGTTGGTCAGCACACGGTGCGTGATCGTCGCCCCGACCTGCGACTTGATATCATCGCCGATGATCGGCAAGTTACGCTCCTCGAAGCGCCGCCGCCAATACTCCTGCGAGGCGATAAACACCGGCACACAGTTGATAAAGGCACACCCGGCTTCCAACACCTGCTCGACATACCACTTGGTCGCCATCTCGGAGCCCACCGGCAGGTAGGAGATGACCACGTCGGTTTTGGTGTTCTTGAGAATACCGACAATATCGTCGGTCGGCCCCGGCGCCTTTTTGATCACCTGCCCCAGATACTTGCCGATCCCGTCGTGTGTCATACCGCGATGGACTTTCACGCCCAGGTAGGGAACGTTGGCAAAGCGGTAGGTATTATTAGGCTCGGCAAAGATCGCTTCCGAGAGATCCTTGCCGACTTTGGTGACATTGATATCGAACGCAGCCGAAAACTCGATATCGCGGATATGGTAGCCGCCCAGATTGACGTGCATCAACCCCGGCACGAAATCGTCCTCGCTGGCGTTTTTGTAGAACTCTACTCCCTGCACCAGCGAGGACGCGCAGTTACCGACGCCAATAATGGCGACGCGGATCTTTTTGTCGCTCACGGCTGTTATTCGCTCCTTCTGTCCAACAGGCGCATGCACGCGCCGATGCTACCACACTGAGGGCGTATTGTACTGCGAACCGCGACACGATGCAATGCGCGCGGCGCCCCCATACTCTGGTCCTAACCAGCCAAGGGTAATCACATCACCCACCGACAGGACCGACCGGCCGTTTCCTTTGGCTCCGAACAACGATTTTTAGCAATAGAGCGGAAGGACACGGCCTATGAACAACGACCTTCAATCCGAATATGACGGTCTGATGGAGACCTACATTGGCGATCCGGAGACGGGGCTGCTCCATCGCACGCGCTCTGCCTGCCGCGTAAGCAACGGCGTGTTCTACCTGAACTGGCGCACGGCGCTGATCCATGGCTATAGCCTATGCCAGTGCTGCCGCGCGCAAGCAGCGTCGGTGCTCATCGCTCTGCCAGGAGGCGCCTGATGGAGGCATACATCCAGGCCATCCTGCGGCATGCCACCTACGACATCGACTCCGATGGCAGCACCTTTGGCGCGATCGATATCGCGCCGGAGCTCGCCGTCAGCGCAGCGGGAGCCACGCGGGCGCAATGCACAGCCGCGCTCGAACGCGCGCTATACCAGTGTGTTCGCGCCGCACTTCAGGCCCAACGCCATCTGCCGTCGATCGATGGCATCCTGCCGCCCACCGATAACCACGAGCAAGTCAGCGGCGCGACGCGCCATACCAGTTGACGCCGACGCCTCCTCGGGGTACACTATGGCCTGGCTTGCCTCGCGCCTCCGGCAAGCCTGGGGCCTCAAGCGGACGTAGCTCAGCTGGATAGAGCAAGGGTCTTCTAAACCCTAGGTCGTGGGTTCGAATCCCGCCGTCCGCGCCAGCCTTTTTGTTGCCCACCCTCGTGAAGATCTGTTCGCGACCGAGTCGCCTGCCACACCCAAAGAGCGATCACGCACCCCAGCTTGAGCCGATGCGGTAGAATCAGAGGCATGGCGGCCTACGTACTCTTCAGTAACCCATCGATTACTATGCCGCGAGGCGATGCGCGCCAGCGCCACGGCAACGGACCACGCGCATGACCGAGTCAAGCGAGCAATGCCTGACGATCCAGGCGCAACTGGCAGCCTATGCCCTGGGCGAGCGTCCGCTCGATGCCGAGCTGCGCGCACATCTGGCGATGTGTGAGGACTGCCGTCAGGCGCTGGCGGGCTATGCGCAGGTAGCGCGTGTGCTGCCCTATGCGGCGCCTGCCGCCGTGCCATCGCCCGCGTTGCGCGCGCGGTTGCTGGCGGCAATCAGCAGCGCGGATGCTGCGACTACTCCGGCTCTGCCGCGTCAAAGCACCACGCGCTCGCGCCGCCCGCTGCCGGCCTGGGGCCTGGCGCTGGCTGTGGTGCTGGCGCTGCTGTTCTGGAACGTCGCGCTCCACCGCCACCTCGATCAGCAATCCCGCCAGCTCGCCGCCAGCCGCGCCAACTGGCAGGCGATGGTCTGGCTGCTCAACGATGCAGCCGTACACCCGATCCGGCTCCAGGGCGCCAGCACTGCCACCTTCTGGGCCGCGCCCGACCAGACAGTGGGCTGCCTGGTCGCGCAAGGACTGCCTCAACCGCCTGCCGGCCACGTGTACCAGATCTGGCTCATTCAGGACCAGGCCGTCGAAAGCGCAGGCACGTTTCTGCCCCAGGGCATGGATAGCTGGACCATCATTCGCACCAATCGCTCGCCGCTCGACTATGATCTGATCCGTGTCACGCTCGAACCCGCAGGTGGCAGCACCACTCCCAGCGGACCGGTGGTCTTGGAAGGGCGGCTTGACACTACAGTCTAGGAGCGCTCTGTTTTGGCTGTGCGCGCAGCCCTGCTGCCAACCGCGGTCGAATCGCCTCCGCCGGAGCATAGATTCATTTCGGAGCCCGCCTACGAATACTCTGCTGAAGGGTTGCTCGGCTGCACGATGCCGCCGAGCATCGCGTAGCCAATGTCTGATGCAAGGAGGGCTCCATGGCAAGCACCTGGCTCCGTCGGCTATCGATGCCGCTCGCCCTGATGGCCGGGATCGCGCTGCTGATCCTGGCTGCGGGCGTGCGTGCCGCGCCCGCGCAACAAAATGCCACCGTGATCGAAATGCGCGACAACTTCTTCCAGCCGGCACAAGTCACCGTTCGCGTCGGTACAACCGTTACCTGGCGCAACATGGGTCAGCGCCCGCACACCGCTACAGCCAGCAACAACGCCTTCAACACCGGCACCGTCAATCCCGGTGCTGAACTGTCGGTAACGCTCAACACGCCGGGCACCTACGATTATTTCTGTCAGTTCCATGATGGCATGGTTGGTTCGATCGTGGTCGAAGCGGCGCAAGCGCAGCCCTCGCCTGCAGCGTCGCCTTCGCCGACGACGCCGGCCGGGCCACAACCAAGCATTGAGGCCAGCGATCAACCGCTCGTCAACAACACCATCACCGTGGCGCGAGTCGTCGCTGCGCAGGATGGCTGGGTCGCCGTGCATACCAACACGGCTGAGAACCGGCCAGGACCGGTGATCGGCCAGGCACAGGTGCGCACGGGCGAGAACCGGAACGTACGGATCCAGCTCAGCCAGACACCCCAACCGGGCGACAAGCTCTGGCCGATGCTACACATCGATGCCGGTCAGATGGGCGTGTACGAATTCCCCGGCCCCGATGGACCGGTCCAGGCAAATGGCCAGGTCGTAATGATCCAGATCACCATCACCGGCGGCCAGGCAGCCGCTCCAGCACCAGCGGCATCACCGGCGCCCGCTGCCGGCCAGCCGCACGCGCTGCCGGAAACCGGCGCGCCGATAGATCTGACGCTGCCGGCGTTGAGCGTCGCGCTGGTGCTGCTGTTCAGTGGCGCGCTGATCGCCACGCGTATCGCCCGGCGTCGTGCCTGAGCCACCCCCAGACGCGACTGTGGACCACTCGCGAACGGCGCGGCAGGCCCTGGTTCCTGCCGCGCCGTTCGCTTGACAGCACCGGTGCGGGCTTGCTATCGTGGAGCTATGCTGCGCTTCTGTCCCCAATGCGCCACGCCGCTTGAAATGCGCACGGTGGAGGGCAAGCCCAGACCGGTCTGTCCCGCCTGTGGCTATGTGGTCTTCGCCGATCCCAAGGTAGCGGCAACGCTGCTGGTGGAGCGCGACGGCCAGATCCTGATGCTGCGTCGGCGCATCGCCCCCGGACGCGGTCGCTGGTGCTTTCCGGGCGGCTATGTTGATTTCGGGGAAGATCCGCGCCGCGCGGCGCAGCGCGAGTGCTGGGAGGAGGCCGGCCTGCATCTGGAGCCGCTGCAGTTGTTGGACGTATCCTTCGATGGACGGGTGATTGTGATCACCTACCACGCGTTGGCGCCCGCCGAGGCGACTCCCGTGCCCGGCGACGATGCCGACCAGGCGGGATGGTTCGCGCCGGAGCAGCTCCCGCCGCTAGCCTTCGAGGGCATGCGCCAGGCGATCGCCATCTGGCAGCGTCGGCGCGCGGATCAGCGCTGATCCACGCGCCGAGGCGAGCGCGCTATTCCGTCAGCGGCTCAGGGTTGAAGAAGGTGTAGATCGTGTGCGAGAAGTCGCCCAGGTAGGGCGATGGCGAGGCGAAGACGTCGGTCACGTAGCCCTCGCGCCAGACGTAGAGCGCGGCAACATAGCGACCACCAGGGCTGTAGACAATACCCACATCACTCTGCATGTCGTCGATCCAGCCGCCCTTGTGCGCCACCGGTACGTCATCCGGGATGCCGGCCAGCATGCGATCCGGATCGTGCGGCACGATCAGCCAGTCGATCATCTCCTGGCACAGCTCGCGGGTCAGCCGCGCGCCGAAGTGCTCCAGCAGCGGGCCCTGGCCCTGGGCGCACTGCTCCAGCATCACAAAGAGCTGCCCCATCTCGCGCGGCGTCGTGCGCACATAGGGGTCGGGCTCGGTATAGGGTGGCGCGCCTTCGCGGGGTGGCCCGCCCTGCGGCAGTTTCGACTGCTGGATCAGCCATTCGCCCGACTCGTAGGGGATGAGCTGGTAGGTGTGCTCCAGGCCCAAGGCGGCCAGCATCTCGTTCATCTGGTTGACACCCTCCAGCGCTGCCTCGGTGCCCCGCCCGCCCACGGCCGCCGCGAGCAGCGCGTTGGCATCCAGGTTGTCGCTCTCCAGGATCATGCCCTCCATCCAGGCGCGTTGCTGCTCGTCGAGCGCGCCGAGCTGCGCGTAGGTGAAGATCATGATCGGCACTTTCATAACACTGGCGCCCGAAAAGACGGTGTCCTGGTTGATGCCGAGCGTCTCGCCGCTTTCCAGATCGTGTACGTAGATGCCGGCCACACCATCCCAGTAGGCGACATGCGCACGCAACACACGCTCCAGATCGGCCAGCGGACCACGCCGCACCGGCGTCTCTTGCAGCACCACGGTCTGCGTGTATTGACGCGTGGCGTCGAGCAGCAGCGGCGTGAGCAAGGCGGCGGTGGCGTCCACGTCGAGGGTTATGCCGGGCCGCGCGCGGAAGGTGAAGGTGGTGGTGATCGCCCGCTCATCGGTTAGCACATCGCTGGCGGGCAGTTGTTCGAACTGCGGCGCGAGCGCCTCCAGCTCCTGCCGCAGGCGTGCCTGATCCACCTGCGGCGTCCAGTCGATCGCCACGGGCTCGCCCGCACGCGCGCGCTGCTCGGCCTGTTCCACGGCGGCGCGCACATCGAAGGCCAGACCCACCCGGTAGGGCATGATTTTGGGTGTCGTGTCATCTACGCTGGCGGGATCGGTGGTCAGCGGGATGGGCCGTTGCAACGGGGCGATCCCCAGCGAGACCATTTTGATCGCGCGCGCCGGTGTGAGACCACTGATGTCCACACCGGCGATGCGACTCCCTGGGGGAAAGACCCAGACCGCGGGCTCGGCGGTCGCCGTGACCACAGCACTGGGCGCAGGCAACGTGGCCGTCGCATCCGCGCCGGTACGGGGCGCAGTGGCGTTAGCACAGGCGCTCAGCAGTGCGCCGAGCAGCAGGGCGGCACAAAAACGAGATCGGTGCATGTCGCTATAACGATGATCATTCAACGGAATGCCTAAGCCGCTGTAGTATAACCACTTCCGCCGCCAATGCAACCCGCCGCCGCTCGCGGTAAGTTGCTGACAGACGTTGATCGTTAAAGCCGCCGTCAAAGCCTGACGGCCCCCGCGGCAGTCGCGACGCGACCTGTTCGTAGCTTCCAACCGGTATCATCACCCCAAAGGAAGGGCCGCCATGCGTGGAGCAAGGATGGCAGGTCGGCAGGGGCGCGCCGTACCCGCAGCGTGCTACGCTTTGTTCGCAGGTATCGCCGTGCAGATCCTCG
This is a stretch of genomic DNA from Kallotenue papyrolyticum. It encodes these proteins:
- a CDS encoding glycosyltransferase family 2 protein; this translates as MKLIIQIPAKDEEQTLPQVVRDLPRQIPGIDTIEILVIDDGSTDRTAEVAAELGVHHIVRHISNKGLAAAFQTGIDAALRLGADIIVNTDGDHQYPGDQIPLLVAPILDGRADIVIGDRQPHMVEHFSLQKRLLQRIGSWVVRRASGTSVPDSVSGFRALSREAALRLFVSTEFSYTVENLIQAGKRRLTVAHVPVRVNPTRPSRLHKGNWNFVKRQAATIVRTYATYEPFKTFTYIAAPFVIAGLLFLLRAAYVFIGRRVGFAAGENLQALTLGTGLLVLGFIVFLIGLVADRIGGNRRMLEEILYRIRRAELDDIGWRQRVERRLDALETQVLDELVTQERARHVNDSA
- a CDS encoding lysophospholipid acyltransferase family protein produces the protein MASWSAERRAARQTSTSGWAALQPSLALGYRALAVLAPHLPAALGYRAGEVLGALLAQPWFPPYRAVLANLRVVMPEADRAHCQLVARRVLQGICLNYYDLFRWPHLSDGELRAAATAQGLEHVHGALARGRGVVVVAPHCGPYTIVFGALIRQFDTRALLVVERIADPQIHAAVNRMRRMPGIDVEPLGPQVGRAVLRALRRNQIVILGGDRAIGANNVVVRFFGRPTPLPSGPATLALRTGAPLVTGCVRRLPDRRAWACFDPPLAIDRSAPTPTAVRDVTQKIAYIMEAYIRRDPAQWLVAQRVWPDP
- a CDS encoding inositol-3-phosphate synthase; this encodes MSDKKIRVAIIGVGNCASSLVQGVEFYKNASEDDFVPGLMHVNLGGYHIRDIEFSAAFDINVTKVGKDLSEAIFAEPNNTYRFANVPYLGVKVHRGMTHDGIGKYLGQVIKKAPGPTDDIVGILKNTKTDVVISYLPVGSEMATKWYVEQVLEAGCAFINCVPVFIASQEYWRRRFEERNLPIIGDDIKSQVGATITHRVLTNLFRERGVRLDRTYQLNFGGNTDFLNMLERERLESKKISKTNAVTSQLDYTISEDDAHVGPSDYVPWLTDRKWCYIRMEGTTFGNVPINLECKLEVWDSPNSAGVVIDAIRCAKLALDRGIGGALYSPSSYFMKTPPQQYTDAEARAKTEAFIRGELER
- a CDS encoding anti-sigma factor: MTESSEQCLTIQAQLAAYALGERPLDAELRAHLAMCEDCRQALAGYAQVARVLPYAAPAAVPSPALRARLLAAISSADAATTPALPRQSTTRSRRPLPAWGLALAVVLALLFWNVALHRHLDQQSRQLAASRANWQAMVWLLNDAAVHPIRLQGASTATFWAAPDQTVGCLVAQGLPQPPAGHVYQIWLIQDQAVESAGTFLPQGMDSWTIIRTNRSPLDYDLIRVTLEPAGGSTTPSGPVVLEGRLDTTV
- a CDS encoding DUF7282 domain-containing protein, coding for MASTWLRRLSMPLALMAGIALLILAAGVRAAPAQQNATVIEMRDNFFQPAQVTVRVGTTVTWRNMGQRPHTATASNNAFNTGTVNPGAELSVTLNTPGTYDYFCQFHDGMVGSIVVEAAQAQPSPAASPSPTTPAGPQPSIEASDQPLVNNTITVARVVAAQDGWVAVHTNTAENRPGPVIGQAQVRTGENRNVRIQLSQTPQPGDKLWPMLHIDAGQMGVYEFPGPDGPVQANGQVVMIQITITGGQAAAPAPAASPAPAAGQPHALPETGAPIDLTLPALSVALVLLFSGALIATRIARRRA
- a CDS encoding NUDIX hydrolase, which encodes MLRFCPQCATPLEMRTVEGKPRPVCPACGYVVFADPKVAATLLVERDGQILMLRRRIAPGRGRWCFPGGYVDFGEDPRRAAQRECWEEAGLHLEPLQLLDVSFDGRVIVITYHALAPAEATPVPGDDADQAGWFAPEQLPPLAFEGMRQAIAIWQRRRADQR
- a CDS encoding serine hydrolase, whose product is MHRSRFCAALLLGALLSACANATAPRTGADATATLPAPSAVVTATAEPAVWVFPPGSRIAGVDISGLTPARAIKMVSLGIAPLQRPIPLTTDPASVDDTTPKIMPYRVGLAFDVRAAVEQAEQRARAGEPVAIDWTPQVDQARLRQELEALAPQFEQLPASDVLTDERAITTTFTFRARPGITLDVDATAALLTPLLLDATRQYTQTVVLQETPVRRGPLADLERVLRAHVAYWDGVAGIYVHDLESGETLGINQDTVFSGASVMKVPIMIFTYAQLGALDEQQRAWMEGMILESDNLDANALLAAAVGGRGTEAALEGVNQMNEMLAALGLEHTYQLIPYESGEWLIQQSKLPQGGPPREGAPPYTEPDPYVRTTPREMGQLFVMLEQCAQGQGPLLEHFGARLTRELCQEMIDWLIVPHDPDRMLAGIPDDVPVAHKGGWIDDMQSDVGIVYSPGGRYVAALYVWREGYVTDVFASPSPYLGDFSHTIYTFFNPEPLTE